The sequence below is a genomic window from Brevibacillus laterosporus.
TTAAAGTTCTCTTCTGCCTGCACATGGTTGTAATCCATCATATATATGACTGCGTCTGCTAAGTGCAAAGCAGATTCCGTAGCCACTTTATGTGCGGCATCTGTTGAGTCTATACCAGGTGTATCCAATAAACTTGATTTCTCATCAAGAAACAGTCCTGGATAGCAAATCTCTACCCACTCTACTTGATCACCGTCTACAGCAAATTTTTTTAACTCCTCCAGATCCGTCTGTGGATCAAAATGAAGAACTCCGCTGTGACGAGTATATACATTGGCGGCAGGTTGTCCACCACGAATTTTTACTACATTTGCACTGGTTGGAATTGGATTGGAAGGTAATAATTCCTGTCCAAGTATGGTGTTAATCATCGTAGATTTTCCCGCAGAAAAATGTCCACAAAAAGCAATACTCATCTCTTCAGCATTCCCTTTTGCCACAAGTTGTTCTATTTTGAGTGCATGTGACTCATCGCCATTTTGGCGCATAAGCAACGCCATATGTTCTAGCTGCCCCACTCGTTGTTGTAGTGCTTTCTTATTTCCTTGCTTTATATCTTCCGTGTATCCGATCACTTGTAATCACTCCATCTAAATGACTCTACCATGACCGAATGTACCATACTACTACCGCAGGTTCAATCTATATGTGCGAATATTTTTATAAGTATACAGTTCCGTTCCTCTATATGGAAAAAACCCCGAGACAGATGATAACATCGTCTCGAGGCTTTGATATGTATGGTGCCGGTAGAGGGACTTGAACCCCCACGGTTTCCCTCACGATTTTGAGTCGCGCGCGTCTGCCAATTCCGCCATACCGGCTTATTTAGATGGTCGGGAAGACAGGATTCGAACCTGCGACACCTTGGTCCCAAACCAAGTACTCTACCAAGCTGAGCTACTTCCCGATATATAGATGGCGTGCCCTGAGAGATTCGAACTCCCGACCTTTTGATTCGTAGTCAAACGCTCTATCCGGCTGAGCTAAGGGCACAAAAAATAAAGGTTGTTCTTTCAAAACTGGATAATGAAAGTCAGCATAAAGGCAATGTGGATAAGTCCTCGACCGATTAGTATTCGTCAGCTCCATGCATTACTGCACTTCCACACCGAACCTATCAACCTCATCGTCTATGAGGGGTCTTACTAGCTTGCGCTATGGGAAGTCTCATCTTGAAGGGGGCTTCACGCTTAGATGCTTTCAGCGCTTATCCCGTCCGCACATAGCTACCCAGCTGTGCCACTGGCGTGACAACTGGTGCACCAGGGGTGCGTCCATCCCGGTCCTCTCGTACTAAGGACAGCTCTCCTCAAACTTCCTACGCCCGCGACAGATAGGGACCGAACTGTCTCACGACGTTCTGAACCCAGCTCGCGTACCGCTTTAATGGGCGAACAGCCCAACCCTTGGGACCTACTTCAGCCCCAGGATGCGATGAGCCGACATCGAGGTGCCAAACCTCCCCGTCGATGTGGACTCTTGGGGGAGATAAGCCTGTTATCCCCAGGGTAGCTTTTATCCGTTGAGCGATGGCCCTTCCATGCGGAACCACCGGATCACTAAGCCCGACTTTCGTCCCTGCTCGACTTGTAGGTCTCGCAGTCAAGCTCCCTTGTGCCTTTACACTCTACGAATGATTTCCGACCATTCTGAGGGAACCTTTGGGCGCCTCCGTTACTCTTTAGGAGGCGACCGCCCCAGTCAAACTGCCCACCTGGCATGGTCCTTCCACCCGATAAGGGCGGTAAGTTAGAAACTCCGTACATCAAGGGTGGTATCCCAACGACAGCTCCACGAAGGCTGGCGCCCTCGCTTCACAGCTTCCCACCTATTCTGTACATGATGCACAAAGTTTCAATACCAGGCTACAGTAAAGCTCCATGGGGTCTTTCCGTCTTGTCGCGGGTAACCTGCATCTTCACAGGTATTATGATTTCACCGGGTCTCTTGCCGAGACAGCGCCCAAGTCGTTACGCCTTTCGTGCGGGTCGGAACTTACCCGACAAGGAATTTCGCTACCTTAGGACCGTTATAGTTACGGCCGCCGTTTACTGGGGCTTCGGTTCAAAGCTTCGCTTGCGCTAACCCATCCCCTTAACCTTCCAGCACCGGGCAGGCGTCAGCCCCTATACTTCGCCTTGCGGCTTCGCAGAGACCTGTGTTTTTGCTAAACAGTCGCTTGGGCCTTTTCACTGCGGCCTCCTCGGGCTATAAACCCTACCGAGGCGCCCCTTCTCCCGAAGTTACGGGGCCATTTTGCCGAGTTCCTTAGCAAGAGTTATCCCGCGCACCTTAGGATTCTCTCCTCGCCTACCTGTGTCGGTTTGCGGTACGGGCACCTTGTTCCTCGCTAGACGCTTTTCTTGGCAGTGTGAAATCAGGGACTTCGGTACTATAATTTCCCTCGCCATCACAGCTTGTGCTTACTGGTGTGCGGATTTGCCTACACACCACACTTACTGCTTAGACGGCCATCCAATAGGCCGCTCACCCTATCCTCCTGCGTCACGCCATTGCTCAAGCGGAACAGAGGTGGTACTGGAATATCAACCAGTTGTCCATCGCCTACGCCTTTCGGCCTCAGCTTAGGTCCCGACTAACCCTGGGAGGACGAGCCTTCCCCAGGAAACCTTAGGCTTTCGGTGGACAAGATTCTCACTTGTCTTTTCGCTACTTACACCGGCATTCTCACTTCCAAGCGCTCCACCGCTCCTTACGATACGGCTTCACTGCTGCTTGGAACGCTCCCCTACCCAGTCCATAAGGACTGCCATAGCTTCGGCGGTATGTTTAGCCCCGTTACATTTTCCGCGCAGAGTCACTCGACCAGTGAGCTATTACGCACTCTTTAAATGGTGGCTGCTTCTAAGCCAACATCCTGGTTGTCTGGGCAACTCCACATCGTTTCCCACTTAACATACACTTGGGGGCCTTAGCTGATGGTCTGGGCTGTTTCCCTTTTGACGATGGATCTTAGCACTCACCGTCTGACTCCCGGATATAAGTACTTGGCATTCGGAGTTTGACTGAATTCGGTAACCCGATGAGGGCCCCTAGTCCAATCAGTGCTCTACCTCCAAGACTCTAAATCCGAGGCTAGCCCTAAAGCTATTTCGGGGAGAACCAGCTATCTCCGAGTTCGATTGGAATTTCACCGCTAGCCACACCTCATCCCCGCACTTTTCAACGTGCGTGGGTTCGGGCCTCCAGTAGGTGTTACCCTACCTTCACCCTGGACATGGCTAGATCACACGGTTTCGGGTCTACGACAACGTACTTTCGCCCTATTCAGACTCGCTTTCGCTGCGGCTCCGTCTCTTCGACTTAACCTCGCACGCTATCGTAACTCGCCGGTTCATTCTACAAAAGGCACGCCGTCACACATAGAAAGTGCTCCGACTATTTGTAAGCACACGGTTTCAGGTACTATTTCACTCCCCTCCCGGGGTGCTTTTCACCTTTCCCTCACGGTACTGGTTCACTATCGGTCGTTAGGTAGTATTTAGCCTTAGCAGATGGTCCTGCCAGATTCACACGGGATTTCTCGTGTCCCGCGCTACTCGGGGTTGGTCTCGGAGGGACAGATGTTTGGGTTACGCGACTATCACGCTCTTTGGTCAGTCTTCCCAAACTGTTCACCTACATCTGTCCTTTGTAACTCCTATATGAAACGCCCCACAACCCCGTAGGATAAATCCTACGGTTTAGGCTCTTCCGCGTTCGCTCGCCACTACTGACGGAATCACTATTGTTTTCTCTTCCTCCGGCTACTTAGATGTTTCAGTTCACCGGGTCTGCCTTCTCATCACCTATGTATTCAGTGAAGGATACCATCCCATTACAGATGGTGGGTTTCCCCATTCGGAAATCCCCGGATCAAAGTGTGCTTACCACTCCCCGAGGCTTATCGCAGTTCGCTGCGTCCTTCTTCGGCTCCTAACGCCAAGGCATCCACCGTGTGCCCTTATTAACTTAACCACGACGCACAGGATGTGCTAGTGTCTACGTTGCCACATGACGTGGCGTCTGTAGTAGACCATCCATGCGGTTTGCACTAATGTTGTTGCATGTCCCTACTAAAAGTAAGAACGTTTGCCTTGTATGCTTTCAATCATTATCCAGTTTTCAAAGAACAATTGTCTACGCCAATTGTTGACCGCAAGCGGTCGGGATTGAAGTTTTTATAGCAAACGTCGAGACGTTTACTACTTCATTGGCTATAGAATTAGTTGCAGTAACCTAATGAGGTTACCGGCCTGGCAACGTCCTACTCTCCCGGCTCGAATGAGCAAGTACCATCGGCGCTAGAGGGCTTAACGGTCGTGTTCGGAATGGGAACGTGTGTGACCCCTCTGCCATCATCACCAGACATTGAGAGAATGCTCTCTCAAAACTGAACAGTAAAGTTGTTTGCTAGCCGATTTGCTACCGTATATCTCAAAGAGATATCGGAAGTCTCCATAGAAAGGAGGTGATCCATCCGCACCTTCCGGTACGGATACCTTGTTACGACTTCACCCCAGTTATCTACCCCACCTTCGGCGGCTGGCTCCTTGCGGTTACCTCACCGACTTCGGGTGTTGCAAACTCCCGTGGTGTGACGGGCGGTGTGTACAAGGCCCGGGAACGTATTCACCGCGGCATGCTGATCCGCGATTACTAGCGATTCCGACTTCATGTAGGCGAGTTGCAGCCTACAATCCGAACTGAGATTGGTTTTAAGAGATTAGCATCTTCTCGCGAAGTAGCATCCCGTTGTACCAACCATTGTAGCACGTGTGTAGCCCAGGTCATAAGGGGCATGATGATTTGACGTCATCCCCGCCTTCCTCCGTCTTGTCGACGGCAGTCTCTCTAGAGTGCCCAACTGAATGCTGGCAACTAAAGATAAGGGTTGCGCTCGTTGCGGGACTTAACCCAACATCTCACGACACGAGCTGACGACAACCATGCACCACCTGTCACCACTGCCCCGAAGGGAAGCTCTATCTCTAGAGCGGTCAGTGGGATGTCAAGACCTGGTAAGGTTCTTCGCGTTGCTTCGAATTAAACCACATGCTCCACCGCTTGTGCGGGCCCCCGTCAATTCCTTTGAGTTTCACTCTTGCGAGCGTACTCCCCAGGCGGAGTGCTTATTGCGTTAGCTGCGGCACTAAGGGTATTGAAACCCCTAACACCTAGCACTCATCGTTTACGGCGTGGACTACCAGGGTATCTAATCCTGTTTGCTCCCCACGCTTTCGCGCCTCAGTGTCAGTTACAGGCCAGAAAGTCGCCTTCGCCACTGGTGTTCCTCCACATCTCTACGCATTTCACCGCTACACGTGGAATACCACTTTCCTCTCCTGCACTCAAGCTACACAGTTTCCAATGCGAACCGAGGTTGAGCCTCGGGCTTTAACATCAGACTTACATAGCCACCTGCGCGCGCTTTACGCCCAATAATTCCGGACAACGCTTGCCACCTACGTATTACCGCGGCTGCTGGCACGTAGTTAGCCGTGGCTTTCTCGTTAGGTACCGTCAAGGTGCCACCTTATTTAAATGGCACTGTTTCTTCCCTAACAACAGAACTTTACGACCCGAAAGCCTTCATCGTTCACGCGGCGTTGCTCCATCAGACTTTCGTCCATTGTGGAAAATTCCCTACTGCTGCCTCCCGTAGGAGTCTGGGCCGTGTCTCAGTCCCAGTGTGGCCGGTCACCCTCTCAGGTCGGCTACGCATCGTCGCCTTGGTGAGCCATTACCTCACCAACTAGCTAATGCGCCGCAGGCCCATCTGTAAGTGATAGCTTGCGCCATCTTTCCGTTTCGCTTCAGGAGAAGCAAAACCCTATCCGGTATTAGCATAAGTTTCCCTATGTTATCCCAGTCTTACAGGCAGGTTGCCTACGTGTTACTCACCCGTCCGCCGCTAGGGTCCGAAGACCCTCGCTCGACTTGCATGTATTAGGCACGCCGCCAGCGTTCGTCCTGAGCCAGGATCAAACTCTCCATTAAAGTAGTTCTTGATCAAAGCTTCAAAACTTGCTTGGCTAGTGTTTCTATCAAACATTTTACTGTTCAGTTTTCAAAGATCATTTTTCGTTGTCGTCATTTTCTTTCGCTTGCCGACAAGAATTAATTCTATCAGATTCACTTTCAAAAGTCAACATGTTTTTAAAGGTTTTTTTCTTAACTTCTTTAACATCTTGTCTTTATCAGCCTCTTGTGAGGCGACAAGAAGTATCTTATCACGTTCAATACAGCTTTGCAACCCCTAGTGATATATTTATATATTTCAATAATAATAGGACCAAAAAGAGATTCTGATAGGCTATCCATCTCATCAGAACCTCTTTCCTTAAGCAATTAATAGCATTACAGTGTCACTTAATCACATTACTTTTTCAAATGATTGATCATATACACTTGTTCAATTCTCAAAGCAAAACCCAAATCAAGTAGGACAGAATAAAGCCCTGTTTCTTCATATATAATCATATTTGTATTCCGTTCTATATTTTCTGATTCAGGACTCAGCACATAAGCAAGCAACTCTTTCGTAATATCTTCTCTTTCCTGTCTATCTATTTCGGGATTTATCTCACATTGATGTACAGTGACTCCGTCCATTCTACCATTATTATCAAACATTCTTCGATATAGCACATAGCCCACACATCTGCCTTCGTCATTATAAGCAATTACCGATTCGCCATCTTGAATCCCCATAGCTTGAGCTTGATAAGGAGACCATATCTGATAAAACGGAATAGCTAAAGCCTCAGTGGCCATACCTTGTTTCAAAGAATAGGAATTAGAAGGCTTAGGAGGAATAATACCCTTCTTTAGTTCTCCTTTTTGGTTGACCAATATAATCTTACCTGCAATCTCATATCCCATTTTTTCATAGAGAGAAATCGCTCTTTTATTCTCAGCAATCGCCTCTAAGGTAGCTACATCTATATCTAGCTCTGCGTAGATGCTAAGCAATTCTTTCATCATCAGTTGCCCTACTCCACGTCCACGCCATTCTGGTTTAATTGCAGTGCCACCATTCCAAGCTACCTTTTTATCCTTAATCATTCTCCAACCGGTCAAAACAAAACCAATAGGCTCTTCCTCTTCAAAAGCCACAATAGATAGGTCAGGTGAGAGTTCATCTTTGCTTAAGCGTTTCAAAAGAGAGCTGGTATCAACCTGCATATCAACGAAATATTCAGAAAAACTCGCGTTCCATAACTGCACTGCCTCTGCAAAAGTCAGCTCGGTCAATCGTTTAAAAGTAACCATTTTCATCCCCCTTTAATAAATACTAAGCAAATTCAAACGAAACGATGCTTTTAAATTTGACATTAACGTACAAAACAATTTTATTCTCTCATTTGATTGTTCTTTGTTCAACTAAATCGGATGAAAAAACTTATTTATCAAAAAAATCTGAACAATAATTTTGTTTCAGCTACTGCGGATTAGAAGCATGCTGGGAACATAACTTTTACAAAATATCCAGCTCATTGAAATAAAAAGGGGAATATGATTTCCCATATTTCCCTGCTTTCTGACTATTCAACTGCCTACACCTGCTGAACAACTCCG
It includes:
- a CDS encoding GNAT family N-acetyltransferase; this translates as MVTFKRLTELTFAEAVQLWNASFSEYFVDMQVDTSSLLKRLSKDELSPDLSIVAFEEEEPIGFVLTGWRMIKDKKVAWNGGTAIKPEWRGRGVGQLMMKELLSIYAELDIDVATLEAIAENKRAISLYEKMGYEIAGKIILVNQKGELKKGIIPPKPSNSYSLKQGMATEALAIPFYQIWSPYQAQAMGIQDGESVIAYNDEGRCVGYVLYRRMFDNNGRMDGVTVHQCEINPEIDRQEREDITKELLAYVLSPESENIERNTNMIIYEETGLYSVLLDLGFALRIEQVYMINHLKK